One window of the Trachemys scripta elegans isolate TJP31775 unplaced genomic scaffold, CAS_Tse_1.0 scaffold_26, whole genome shotgun sequence genome contains the following:
- the LOC117870334 gene encoding oocyte zinc finger protein XlCOF19-like has protein sequence MLQGGSGETACQSPQQEEACEKQKRNQVRNVSDPLGECENRFRLPQPLSQGRPGAMGDLNSQEKPHKCIDCRESFHEEQELLAHGRVHRRERSHLCAECGERFKHWSELSKHQRTHTGESPHSCGECGKSFRHLATLAVHRQIHMGERHHPCGECGKRFSCPSDLSNHQRLHTAERRYACPECRKGFNHPCELSRHLRMHTGERPFPCPECGKGFSQSSDLNKHLRVHTGERPFPCAECGKRFSNRSDLNKHLRVHTGERPYPCTECGRSFSQVSALTLHQRTHTGERPYVCDVCEKRYTHPSNLIKHKRIHMGE, from the coding sequence ATGTTACAAGGGGGATCAGGAGAGACTGCTTGCCAGAGTCCTCAGCAGGAAGAAGCCTGCGAGAAGCAGAAGAGGAACCAAGTCAGGAATGTGTCAGATCCCTTAGGAGAGTGTGAGAACAGATTCAGACTTCCCCAGCCACTTTCACAGGGCAGACCTGGGGCCATGGGAGATCTTAATAGCCAAGAGAAACCCCATAAATGTATAGACTGTAGGGAAAGCTTTCATGAAGAGCAGGAACTCTTGGCCCATGGGAGAGTCCACAGGAGGGAAAGATCCCATCTCTGTGCTGAATGTGGGGAGAGGTTCAAGCATTGGTCAGAGCTTTCTAAACACCAAAGAACCCACACAGGGGAGAGCCCCCATTCCTGTGGGGAATGCGGGAAGAGCTTCCGGCATCTGGCCACGCTTGCTGTGCATCGCCAAATCCACATGGGGgagagacaccatccctgtggTGAGTGTGGGAAGAGGTTCAGCTGCCCCTCAGATCTCAGCAATCACCAGAGGTTGCACACTGCCGAGAGGCGCTATGCCTGCCCTGAATGCAGGAAAGGATTCAATCACCCCTGCGAACTGAGCAGGCACCTGCGAATGCACACGGGTGagcgccccttcccctgccctgagtgtgggaaggggttcaGCCAGAGCTCGGATCTCAACAAGCACCTGCGGGTACACACGGGCGAGCGGCCCTTTCCCTGTGCTGAGTGCGGGAAAAGGTTCAGCAATAGGTCGGATCTCAACAAGCACCTGCGGGTGCACACGGGTGAGCGGCCCTATCCCTGCACTGAGTGTGGGAGAAGCTTTAGCCAGGTCTCCGCACTCACCCTACACCAGAGAACCCACACTGGAGAAAGACCCTACGTCTGCGACGTGTGTGAAAAAAGGTACACGCACCCATCAAACCTAATTAAACACAAGAGAATCCACATGGGGGAGTGA